From the genome of Leptotrichia sp. oral taxon 847:
ATTTAGAAGATGCAAAAAAATTGGTGGAACAACTTGGAGATAACATTTCTATGTACAAAGTGGGACTAGAAAGTTATTTGAGCACAGATGGAAAATTAGTTAACTATTTGCACGGAAAAGGGAAAAAAGTATTTTTAGATTTAAAATTTCATGACATTACAAATACAGTAAAAATGGCGTGTAAAAATGCTATTCAAAAAAATGTTTTTATGTTTAACATTCATTGCTCAAACGGAAGTAAAACTATGAGAGAAGTTTCAAATTTAGTGAAAGAAAGTGGTTCAAAAAGCCTTTTAATCGGTGTAACAGTTTTGACAAATTTATCTGGCGATGACATTTCTGAAATGTTCAAAAGTAGCTTAAATGTCGAAGAAATGGTTCTAAATTTAGCGACAATTGCAAAAAATAATGGAATGCATGGGATTGTCTGTTCTCCTTTGGAGTCGAAGAAAATTAAAGAAAAGTTGGGACAAAACTTTGTAACTGTGTGTCCAGGAGTTAGACCTCAGTTTACATTAAATGCGCAGGGAAAAAGTGATGATGATCAGAATAGGATAATGACGCCGTTTGATGCGATTAAAAATAATGTAGATTTTTTGGTTGTGGGAAGGCCTATTACAAAAGCTAAAAATCCTTTAAAAAGTGCCAAAATGATATTGGAAGAAATTTCTCGTGCACTGTAATATTAAAAATTTTTTTAAAAAAAGTAATAAAAAAGTAAAAAAAATCAAATTCAAATATATTTATATTATAATATTTAAAATAAAAATTTAAGGAGAAAGTTATGAGAAAAAAAGCAATAATGATAATGGCAGTACTTTTTTTATGTCAATTGTCATATGCGGCAAGCCAAGTTGAAGATGTTAATAAATCAAATCCAGCTTTGGGTGGAAAAACAGAAACAAAAATAGAAAATACATCGACAACAACAACAACTACTACAATGCCATCTGAAAAAGAAAATGTAGGAAACGAAAATACAACAGTAAAAGAAAATACACCAATTACAACACCAGCACCTGCTGCAGAAACTGGAACAAATGAAGAAACTACAGTAGTAAGTCCAGCGCCTGCCACAGACAATGAAACTGAAACTACTTTGAAAGATACAAAACGAGAATCTATAACAACAAGAACAAACAAAACGACAAAAAGAAGTCAACTTAAATCTAAATCTAAGGCAAAAAAGATGACGTTGGATCAAAAATTGGATGCAGAATTGTCAAATCTTACTCGTATGTTGGATAGACTGGAAGGAAAATAGAAGAATTAAAAAAAATCTCTTGTAATATTTTATATATTTGAGAGATTTTTTATTTTTATAAAATTGGGAGTACTCAGAATTCTGGACACTCTCTCTATTTTGAGTTTACACAAAATTCTGGACACTCTCGTTTTTTACTTTATTAATTATACATTTCTTCTTTCTCTTTCACGTCTTTCTCTTCTGGAAAGCGGTCTTTGAGGTTGTTGCGGCTCTGGAATAACTTCTTGTTGATAGTCATCGCCAATCATATCAGTTTTGTCATCAGTATGTTCATATTTTACATTTGAAACTTCCTCACGTGTAAGATGATTTGTATCTTCTTCTCCACGAACTTTTAATTTTAAGATAAACGAACTTGTTTCTCTTTTAATTGCATCAATCATTTCGTTGTAGACATCATATGCGACAATTTTGTAATCGTGAATTGGATTTCTTTGACCGTAAGAACGAAGTCTTATTCCTTCTCGAAGCTCTGTTAAGTCTTTTAAGTGCTGTCTCCATTTTGAATCCAGTACTTCTAACATTATATAACGTTCTATTCTTCTGAAAACTTCATCTCCTACAGCTTTTTCTTTTTCATCATAAATTTTTAACAAATCTTCATAAATTAAATTTGAAACTTCTTCTGTTGATTTACCTTCGATTTTATTTATATCAATTTTATAATCAAATATTTCATTTAATTTATCTTCCAATAAATTTAAGTTTTTTTCTCCACTTTCTCCAGCAAACGCATTGTTTACAATATCGTCCACAGTTTCTGAAATCATTCCTTCAATTAATTCTTTTAAATTTTCATTTTTTAGAATGGCATCTCTTTGTTCGTAGACAACTTCCCTTTGAATATTATTTACATCGTCATACTCAATAAGACTTTTTCTCGATGAAAAGTTTCGGCTTTCAATTCTTCTTTGAGCATTTTCAACAGATTTAGTAATTTGTCTATGGCGGATTTCTTCATCTTCATCGATTTTCAACATTTTCATCATTGATTTTAATTTATCTCCACCAAAAAGTCTCATTAAGTCATCGTCTAGCGACAAATAAAATTCTGATGCTCCTGGATCTCCCTGACGACCGGCACGACCTCTCAATTGGTTGTCAATACGTCGAGATTCGTGTCTTTCAGTCCCTAAAATGAAAAGTCCACCAACTTTCAGCACTTTTTCTCGATTTTCAGCGCACTCTTTCACATAAGTGTGATAGATATCTTCATATTCAGGGGTCCCTTTTATA
Proteins encoded in this window:
- the pyrF gene encoding orotidine-5'-phosphate decarboxylase, with amino-acid sequence MNKINEKAKEKIFVALDFDNLEDAKKLVEQLGDNISMYKVGLESYLSTDGKLVNYLHGKGKKVFLDLKFHDITNTVKMACKNAIQKNVFMFNIHCSNGSKTMREVSNLVKESGSKSLLIGVTVLTNLSGDDISEMFKSSLNVEEMVLNLATIAKNNGMHGIVCSPLESKKIKEKLGQNFVTVCPGVRPQFTLNAQGKSDDDQNRIMTPFDAIKNNVDFLVVGRPITKAKNPLKSAKMILEEISRAL